The genomic DNA TTGTCATCCATGGCACATGGATGGTACTCGGGGGAGGCGCCGTTCGACTAATTGTCGGGGATCGTTTCCGGGTACAAAGCGCGACTCACGGCTGCGTTCGCCGTCCAGTTCCGTCTGACGGCTTCAGCCAGGGTAGTTGCTCGCCGACGCACCGCGGTACAGGGACTCTGCACTGGACGCGGCCAAGACCGCGCGTCGAACATCGGGTTTGGTCAAGTCGAGCACCCGAAGCTTGCCTGCGCCGATGTCTGCGACGGCTTCAACTCGGCGGAAAGCCTGCGCGTGCCTCTCCGCGAACAGGGCAAGACCCTGCACTTTCGGCAGCGCGTCAGCGAGGTGGAATCCGTGCGGATCGACGATGTCTGCAACAACGTCCTTCCCCTGCTTTGCGAAGAAGATGAAGTCCGGCCTGAGGATCTGCGTCTCTTCGCCGATCGTGTACGCGATACCCAGTGAATCCTGGCTCGGTCGATCAGGGTTGCGGTACCAGAACATGAAGCCCTGCCGCGCCATCTCCGCATCGAGAACCGCCTTCTCCCAGGTGAACAGTTCCGCGGGGTAGTTGCCGTCCGCATCGCAGAGAAGGTGATCTGGATAGGCGGGGATAGGGGTCTCGACGTCGTTCTCTCGAACGCTCGTGGGCTCGAATCGCGAGACGGGACGCACCAGATCCACGTCTTGCGGCGCAGTGCTGAGGGCCGCGATCTGCCTGTAGGCCTCCTGGCGTTCATCCGAGAGCCGCTTGATCCGCTCGTGGTGATCCGCAAACCACTGATCCGCAAGCCGCTTGGCCTCGGCATCAAACAGGACCTGCAGATTATCCATCAGGTGGAGCGCGGCCACCTCTTCTCGTGCTTCGATGAGGGCGCCCTCAAGATCGTCCTCGGCCTCCGGCTTTCGCTTGGCACGCTCGACCGTGTAGGTGCGTGCGATGTCAGGGCTAATGATGCGAGCGGTGCGGCGATAGGCGTCCCCAACGACAGCGTCGTCAGCATCGACCTGGAAGTGCCCATCGCTCAGCATGCCGGTTGGCAGGTCGGCGATGACCGTGCGGCCATTGACCGTCATGACCTGTGCCCGCTTCGATTCAAACGCTCGAGCATGGCTCGACACGAAGCCATCCAGCATCTTGTGCATCGCAGCGTGGGCCTTGCCGCCAGCCCCGGGGAGTAGGCCATCGGACGCCAACTCGTGTGCCAGAGCCGTCAGACGCACCGCGGGCTTCGCGCCTCGCTGCGGTCGAGTTTGCGAAGGCAGCGAGATGAACGTCTGCCACACCGCATCCGGCACAGCGGGGTTCGGCTTCATCTCCACGGGGTTGACGAGAATCCGCCCGGTTGGGGGTGTATCCCCACCTCCCTCTCGCAACGCCCGAACGACATCCTCGACCGTTTCCTTGTCAAACTTCGGCAGCAAGCAGTCCACCGCGTTGAGCCTGTCATTGCCGGGGATCCGCCTCGCGAGTGGCGTGCGGACCATGCGGCCGAGGAGCTGCGCGATGTACGTTCGGTCCTGCGCGGGACGGAACGAGATCATCACCTCAGCGCGCGGGCAGTCCCACCCAGTGCTGATGGCGTCTTTGGCGATCAAGATCCGGACCCACGTGTCATCCTGGACTCGCTGCGGCTGGATGTAGGGAACGGAGTACTTCCCGAAGGTCTGCGTCGTGTGCTCACCGAAAACGTGCGCGACACAGGTCTCGCCGAGCTCAGGCCACTGCTGGAAGATCGTCTCAAGGGTGCGCCCGATGTCATTGTGGCTCGGGGTATTGGGGACCTGAAGCACCATGAGCGGCAGCACGGGCGTGCCCGCGTTCTGCTGCGCCGCATAGGCCGCCCACCCCGCCGTGGATTCGCGCAACTTGTCGGTGGCGCGGCGGACCAGCACCGTGTCAAAGTCGCCCGCCTCGTCGGGGATGTCCAGAACGATCGTGTCCTTCAGCAGGCCGGAGTTCTGCACCAGCACGGGATCGACGGTCACAGGCGGCAAGGTGCTGCGACCGCGCGACTCCGCGATCGTCATTGCTCGGTCGAACCGTTCCACAGTCGCCGAGATCCCCCAGACGACCGGGATGCCCGGCACGCCCTTCTCGCCGTTGATCAGCCGCTTCACGATCGTCGACTTCTCGCGATTCTCCGTCCCCATGCCCCGGTGCGCCTCGTCGAGCACCATGTAGAGCGTCAGTTCCGGATCCTCGATTGTGTTCCGGATGATGTCCCAGATCGTGTGGCTCCGCAGATCGGGGCGCATCTCGGGGAACGTTCCATCCTCGTCGCCGTCGAAGCCCCGCACCAACAGGCTCTTCTTGCCGAGTTTCTGAGTGTTGAGGAAGTAGATCTTCCCCGCCTCCAGCTTCGGCCTGTTGAAAGTGTTCTCGACGACCACCAGATCCGTGTGCCGCAGCCGGTCGGAGGACTCCATGAGCCGGAAGCGCGTCTGCTCGTTGAGCGAAGGGTCGTCACTGAACCAGATGACGACCGCGCCGGGATCGCGGTCGAACTCGAACGCATCATCGCCGTGGAACAGCGCCTCGAACACCGCAGCGGCCATGACAGTTTTGCCCGCTCCGGTCACCGCCGTCAGCGAGAAGGCATGACGATCTTTGTCTTGGTGCCAGCGCCGGCGGGCCTTCTTCAGGTTGGCCAACACTTCGCGGACCGCGTCATTCTGATAGCCGTGGAGGGTGAACTTCATGCGCCGTCTCCGTTGGCGAACGCGAAGTTGGTCAGGTACGACTCGTACAACCGGACCGTTTCGACGCCCTCCGGCAGCCGCCGCGACAGGGCTTGGAAGCGACGCTCATCATCCGTGACAATGAAGACGACGCGGATCGACTTCGCCTTGCGCGCGGCCTTGAGGAAGTCTGTCGCGGTGTCCAGATCAACCAAGAGCCCGTAGGAGTCCGCCACGTCCCACCCCGCTGCGGGCAGCTTGTCGATGCGCCGTCCCACACTCCCCGCACGCAGCCACAGAAGTGGAGCGATGCGCGAGAACGCGGTCTGGTAGCTCACGCCGACGGGCGTCTCATAGGTCAGGGTGAAGAACTCCGCGTTCTCCTCGAAGCCATCGGCCATCGGAAACTCGTCAGTGAACTTGTAGTCCCCCTTGATTGGGTCGCCTTCAGGAGTCTTGCCTGTAATCGCAGCCTGGACACGCGGCTTCGTAATATGGTCGCAGATGCCGAGTGCCTCCCACTCGGGGTCGCCTGGGCGCAGTCCACGCTCCCGCAGTGCTTTTTGCTCGTCCGCGCTCACCTCGTTGTTGGTGATGCTGATGCACTGTCGCGAGCCGCCGTCTTGCTTGTTGAGTCGCATCACGGCATGAGCGGTGGTACCGGAGCCGGAGAAGAAGTCGAGAACAACTGCCTGCGGTTTTCCAGCGACCGTTGTCCGCAGGGCATCCTCAACGGCAAAGAGGCTTTTCGGATACGGGAACTTTCGCCCCGGGAGAACCTTGGCAAGCAGCTTGGTACCGTGTGAGGTCGCGTTGTGCGACGAGAATGCCCACACGGTCCTGCCAGATGTCGCAGCCCGTCGGAGGGCGGTGATCTCGCCATCAGGAGACAGAACGACTTCATTGGCCTTGATTCGCTGGATCGTCCCATCCCTGAGGTACGTAATGCTGTGACGCCCGAGCTTCGATGAGAACTTGCCAACTCGGGCGTAGCCACTCTCGAACAAAGCCTGCGCCGAGTCGGCGGAAGCTTGCCACACGCCATCCTTCTTGTTTGTCTTGATTGGCCAACAAGCGACAGTTCCACGCGGGGGTCGTACCGCTTCGCGTGGTGTCCCAGCAGGAAGAGGCTTTCCCACCGAATGGAACTGTCCGTCTTTAGTGACGAAGATCGGGTAATGGCATCCAGGCGAGTGCTTCCTCGTCGAGTTACTGCCGGCTCGCATGAAAGAGAACCAAAAGGTCTCCTCGTTTTCTTCTGGTGCAGTCTCGTCTTCTTCGTCATCATTCCTGGCGAGCAACGCGCGGTAGTCATTTGGCCTAGCCAATGACGCACCACCGATCCTGACAAAGAAGAGATACTCGTCAACTCGCGACAGTTCATTCTCTCGTGCAACGCCAAAGGGGCTGATCACGCTTGTCACCATCTGGATGTTTCCTTCTGGAAACGTCTGCTCAAGCAGCAAGCCGAGCCGCAGATACTCCTTCTCGTCAATCGTGACGATCAGTACAGAGGCGCCCGGGTTGAGCAGTTCCTTGGCGACGAGTAGGCGACGCTCCATCATCGCCAGCCATTTGCTGTGGCGATAAAGATCGTCCCCTTCGACGTAATCGTTGTTGTACTTCCAGTCCCGCGCGCCGGAGTTGTACGGCGGGTCGATGTAGATAGCGTCAATCTTGCCGCGGTGGGTCCAGGTCAACGCCTTCAGCGCGTGGTAGTTCTCGGCATTGATCACGGTGTGCCACGGCCGATCTCCACCGCGTGAGACCTTTCCAGTTGATACCAGGCCCGGGTAGATCGTGTCACGGAACTCCGCGACCACGACCAGATCCTCGACGGCGACGGTCAGCGTTTCCGGTTTGGCCGCATCCAACAGACTCAAGTCGGCAGTCTTCTTCACCTTGTGGAGCGACTCCACGACCCACAGCCGCTGTTCGCCCTTCGCGGTCGAGCCGCGGGGCGGCAGGATGCGAACCTTGTCACCGCGACGCACCGGGCGCTGCGGCAGTTCCACCGCCTCTGGGCGGTGCCGCTCGAAGTTCAGGCCGAAGGAAAGCCGCGAGGACAGCGCCCGGAACTCGCGCTCAAGATCGGCCCCGAGCTGCGGATTCTGTGCCTTTGCCTTGGCGATCAACTCGGTAACTCGAGACAAGGGCTCTCTCCCGGTGGGTCAACGTCTGGACTTTCGACTCAGATGCTTGAGGTAACGAGCTGCAATCCCAATCCTGAAGCGGCTAACTCCCTGAACAGTCGTGAACGGATAGCGACTCCGCCAGTGGCAGGGCCGGAGTTTACGGCGGTTCGCAGCCGCCTGCTCGGACGATCGGCAGGGTGGTCGGCGGGATTATGACAGAGCTGCCTCAATCGCCCGCCTTACCCGCTCCGTGCTGTCGTGTGCCTCGTCCGTGCAGCGATCGAGGGCTTCACGCGCCAGCCGCATCCTCTCCTCCCACGGCGTGCCCGGCGGCGGCGGGACATGCTTGTTGGGATCGAGGGCGTGCAGCCGCTCCGCCTCGGCGTAGTCTCCCCGCGCCCAAGCCAGCGTCTCCTGAATGTCCCTGAACGTCTCGGGGTCCGTGTGCTCGGGGCGGACTCGCTCGATGCCGGGGGTGCGCGCCACCATGCACGCGCACATGCGGTGGTTGAGCAGCCAGTCGCCCCGCCGCGCGGCGTCTTCCTTCACGCGGGCCGCCCGCTCCATCCTCGTGACCTTGGTCCTGATCGCTCGCATGGTCGTCCCCCTTGCCCGATGGGGGATTATCGCATGCGGGGGAGGGCCGCGCCGAATACTCGCCGCCTCGGCCCGGCATTGACGGGGATCGCAATTACGGCGGGAACGGAGCCGAGCGATGACGTTCAACGAACGTGACTATTTCACCCGGTTCTGCGAACCCACTTCGGCTGGGTTTGACATCCGTGACTTGTCAGGTCATGCTGGTTCGAGCGGAGTGCTGCCGCATGAGGAGGTGGTTGATGTCCACGGCCGAGTGTCCGTCGCCGGAGGCGAACGTTGTCAAAGAGTCTGTGTCAGAGCCGGATCACAAATCGGTAGCCGGAGCGAGCAACCTGCCCGCGTGGCTGGCCACAGGCGCAGCCGTGCTGTCTGCACTGCTCGCACTGGTGGCGGCCTTCTTCTCTTCACGCACGAGCGAGCGAGTCGCCGCATTGAGCGCTCAGAACGAGCAGCGAATCGCGGAGCAGGCACGACGCGTTGAGAAAGCTGCACTGTACGCGTCAATTGTTGGCCACCTCAGCGATCCGGAGACCTCCGGGTTCGCGGTGCTAGCGATGTGGCAGGCCAGCGAGAACGACCAGGAGCGACGACTCGTGCTCGCGACCGCCCTGATGGGCAGCGAGAGCAGCCGCCGGGCTGTCGACGCACTGATGGCCGCCAGCCCCGAAGAGTTCGGAAGGGAACTCAGATCTATTTACACTGCTGCCCTCAACCGACGCGACCTCCAGCTTGCCGACAAGGTCAACAGTGCCCTCTTCGGCTCCGTGCAGACGGATGTTGCCTTGCCGGTGCTGCTCAAGGCTGTGGACCTCGACGCCACACAAGGCCGCGCATCGGTCTGCGGCCCAAACGTAGACCAGATCATCTCGCTGGCTCGCGCTGACGCATCGCTCGTCGTGATCATCGAGGAAGCCAGCGCGGAGTCTCCTGCGGGTAGCGCGATATTCGACTACCTGCTCTATGTCCTAGGGAAGCCTGATCGGTTTCGCAAGCGAATGGAGGCGCCGGCGGTTGAAAGAACGACAGTTGAAACTCTCTTCTGTGCGGCACTTGCAGACGAAGACTGGCCTCGCGCCTTTGAGGCGTGCCTCAGATTCCTTTCGGCCGAAACCGATGGGTTCCGACGCTCGAGCGCGTTCCAGGCGTTCGATGCGATCCACGCAAAGGCTGCGTTGCCCGACGCGATTCGTCGGCGGGTGCTCATCGCGTGCAGGGATGAGCTGCTTAGGCCAGACGCCTATGAGTACGCCCGCCTTTATTCGATGCTGGCCCTCTGCACACTCTCGGAAGACGCTGCCGTGGCGGTGATCAGCGACCTTCTCGCGAGCGGTTCTCTCGACGCGCCCATGCTTGCGCATGTCGAGTCGGTTGTCGATCGCGCGTACACGGGACGTGGAGACCTTCGAAGCAAGCGAGCCAGCCTCAGCATGCCCGAGGTGAGGGCAGGTCCGGAGCGCTGGCGTGACTGGCGTGCGGCCCAGACGAACTATCTTGAGCAGGTTGCGGCCAATCACTTTGGTCTCGCCGGTTCACCTACGGGACGCATCCCATAGTCCACACCCTCCCCCTCATCGCATCAACGACCGCCGTCGGCTGGACGTGGTCGAGGTAGCGAATCGTGGTCAGCAGCGATCGGTGCCCGAGTTGGCGGGAGATGATCCCGACATCGACACCTTCGGACCGGAGTTGTGCCGCGTGGGTGTGACGCAGGCCGTGGGCGTGGACCCGCTTGGCGATCCCGGCTTGTCGGCCCAGCCGCTTCATCAGCCGCCGCACGTACCCGGTCGTCAGGGGCGTGCCGTACGCGGTGCAGAGCAGCGGCGCGGCCGCGAGAGGGCCGCCCGCCCCGTGCCCCCGTGCCGCGACCCTTTGGCCCCTGCCGCGTTCGGCGAGCCAGGCCGCCACGACGGCCGCCGCGCCAGGGTCGAGGCCCACGGCCCGATACCGATCGCCCTTGCCATGAAGCACCCGCACGATGCCGTTCTCGAGGTCCACGTCCTTGGGCTGGAGGGTCAGCGCCTCGGAGACGCGGAGCCCGGCCCGGTACATGAGCGTGATCAGGGCGCGGTTGCGGAGCGCGACGGGTGTGTACCTGCCGCAGGCGTCGAGCAGGGCCCGGACCTCTTCGTCGGTCAGCACCTCGGGCGGCAGGCGGCGCTTGGGCTTGGGGCGCGGCCCGCGACCGGCACCCGCTGCGGCCAAGGTTTCCCCCGGTCGCGCAGGTCGTCCCGTTGCGACGCGTGCGACTGGTGCGACTGGTCTCGCCCGTACTCGTTCCACGTGCCCTCCCGTCAGCTGATCCCTCCGACGCGCCGTGGCGTCCCGTGTCTGGCGTCCTCGCATGCCCTTGCTCCCGATGGGGTTACCGCTGGGGAGGCCGTTCGCGGGAGCATCCCGCGGCTACGCTCCGGCGACCAAAGCGGCACCGGGTGATGGAGGCGCGAGCAGGGGGAGAGTTCAAATTCTGGTACCCCGAACTTGATAGCTTGATAAGTTCAGGATTGTCGTGAGCGGGCGCCAACATGCGACATCGATTGTGGTGTGTCGCGCAAACGTCAACTAGAATCCGAGCATGCTTGTCATCACCCGCCGCGAGGGCGAAGAGGTCGTTATTGGCGACCCAAACAACCCGGTCGGAATCGTTCGGGTAGCCTCAATTCATGCTGATCGCGTCCGCCTCGCCTTTGAGTTCGCTCGAGATTGCGCCGTCACTGCTAGCGGAGTGGCGGAACGACAGCGGGACAAAGGAGCGCCGCCCTCTCCCTCGAAGGGGTCTCAGACGACACTAGTAATGCCCCGCCGCGTGGGCGAAGAGGTCGTGGTTGGCGACCCGCGTAAGCCGCTCGGAATCGTGCGGGTCGAGTCCATCAAAGTCGATCGGGTTCGCATCGCCTTTGACTTTCCGCGCCAGGTCGGGATCCATCGTAGAGAAATTGCCGATCAGCTCGTCGCGCCGGGCGACGCAAGCATACCAGTTGGTCGAGTTCGTCCCTCCGATGACGAGTTCGGTGAGTTAGTCGAGCCGGAGATCATGCAACGGGCGCTTCACATTCACATCGAGCCCGGAGATGCGGATGAGAAACTCGTCGCTGAACTCTTGATCGCCCTAAGCGATATGCACCGGGCAATGGGTGGTCTCGGCTTGGAGTTCCGTCGCCAGCCCGCCGTCGCTCTCGTCGCGTCGGAGATGCCGGTGTGATAACACGAATCCTCCACACGATCATCGCCTGGGCGATTCGAAATCCCTCCGCCAATCCATCCTACGGAGAGATCGCCACGGGACACGTCGCCGCGAAAATCGCGAGAGGTCTGTCCACCGAAGCGGCAGAGGATTTCGCCAAGGTTCGCAAAGCATCCGTCTCCAAGCATTCCGCCGATCACGCTCGCAACGAGGCGATTGTCTGCAGCGCGCAGACCAAAGCGGAGCTTGACAACATGAAGAAACGAGCCGCAGCGCTGAAGGAAAGCGACGCCCTCGCCAAACGCTTCGAGGCAGCCACAGACGACGATGAACGCGCCGTCCTGACGGCAGAGTTGACCGCCGCTCGTATGGCTCGATTTGAAGCCGCATACGAAAGACTGTGCGAGACCAGAACCAGAATTCGCATGAAGAATGGCGACGTCCTGTTTGACATCAGCAACCTTCAAGATCTCGTTCGAATTGGCACACTCATGGAGAAGGGTCTGCAGCATGAGACCCCTCCGGTACAGTTCCCGCGGTCACCAGACAACCAGACCACGGCCGGTGAATCGGGGGCCCCTGCCCATGAGGAGCCTGATCGGCCGACTTCCTAGAGACGCTGGTATGGTGAACTGATCAGTTGGCTGGGAAAGGTCGGCAAGTGTCGCGTTCCATGAGGAAACGCATATGAGAAGTGCCCATGAAAGACAAACCCTCGCCGATAGACGCGAGGGCTTGGTTGCCCGAAGGGCGCTGGTGTTGGCTAGCCACGACGCGCCGAATCCCATGATCGCACTGAGTCATCGACTCCTGTGACCGCAGCGTCTACCCGCTGGTTTCCCCGGTAGGTGGCGGACTCCGTTAGCAGGAGTACTTCCGGGCCGGATTCAGAATCTTCGTCAGAAGTCACCTCCGGTTCTGGGGCTCATATCCCCGATGCCCAACACGCGTCGTCGCGACCTCGGCTCCGCACCCACGCGCTCCGTTCCCTCCCAAGTAACGATCCACGGCGATGTTGGGGGTTCCCCATGCGAGAGGGTGGCCGATCAGCAGATCATGGGGTATATTGGTCGTAGATCCTCCCAGGACGCTGTTGCCGCCTGTGGAAATCAGCAGCCCCCGGCGGCGGCCCTTGCGGGCCAAGCGTCCTCAGCAGCCAGCCTCTTCCTTTGCGGGAAGGGGCTGGTTTCGTTCGGGGACAGCCATCCCCCGGATCGCGCGTCGGAGCTAACTCGCCAAGCCACGATCAGACCTCATAAGATGCCCGTCCTTGAGACCCAATGCTGCATGAGTGGAGGTGACCCGTGGAATACATGTTTGATGGAGGGCCGCTCGACGGCCAGAGCAAGCACTTGATGGGAATGCAGCCCGCGCCCCGAGTATTTGCATACCGCAGGGACGATGAGTCACCAGTCGGCCAGCCGCTCATGTTTTCTGTTCACGTAGCGTGGACAGGCGAGCGGCGGGAAACCGCGTTGGCCGTGTACCAGCGCGACGCAAGAGAGCGCCGGTACACGTACGTTCCGCGTCTAGAGCACGCATACGCAAAGTGGGCTCGGCAGGATATTGACGCCGTTGCTATGCCCTACCACAGGGTCCTGAAGCTGTACCCGGACGCAGAGTATCTGCCCGCGCACGCCCACCACACTACTCGAATAGGTGCATATCGGGACCTGAATCGACGCTGTGAAGGAATGAGAGTATCGGCATACCTGTTGGATGACAGAGTTGCGACGTTCGTGTTCGATGAGAACGAATGGTTAACTGTCGTGGCATTTCGCAATGAGCAGGGAAGATCGTCCTACTTCTTTCCAGCTGAGTGGCCCGAGCGGCCCAGCAATGAGAACCTTGGAGGGCTCTACGAGACGGATGCTGATCTGGAGATCATCGCTCATTGCTGGGATCAAATTGGGATCGGAGAGGCGGGGAAGTGGCACATAGGGCCAAAGCCTTGCACATGATGAGCCCGTTCACACTAAAGACGTGGCAGTGACTGCTGGGACTGGTCCAGTGAGCCATCCCTCGGTGTCGCCTTGAGTGGGCGAACGTAGCCCGCTCGTGTGTGGTTCAAGTGACAACTCCCGGCTGGTAGAGGCCGGGAGTTGCTTGCCCGTGTCGGGCTCGACTTGCCATGCCACGACGACGCCGATGCTTCCCTTGGCAGGCCGAGAGGTACCTCGCGCTGCCTCAGCGTCTACCCGCTGTTCCCCCGGAGGGCGGCGAACTCCCGTGACGGAAGTACTTCCGGGTTGCAGACAGAACCTTGGCGATTATCGCCATGTTCCACCTCGACTTTCTCGGGCGGCTATGCCCGATGCTCAACTCGCGACGCGAAGGTCACACATCCGCACCCGTCGCGGTCCTCGCCGCGCGCACGGCCGCGGCCACGCGCTTGGTCTGGTCGTGCGCTTCGTCGGCGGTCGCATCGAGCGCTTCCCGCGCCAGACGCATCTGCTCCTCCCACGGCGTCCCCGGTGGCGGCGGGACGTGCTTGTCCGGGTCGAGGTCACGCAGCCGCTCCGCCTCCCGGAAGTCCCCGCGAGCCCACGCCAGCGTCTCCTGGATGTGCCGGTACGTCTCGGGGTCGGTGTGCTCGGGCTTCACCAGCGCCATCCCCGGCTGGCCGTGCGCGAGCAGCGCGCAGATCTGCTGCATGAGCACCCGGTCCTGCGCGCGGCTCTCGGCGTCGTCGCGCTGCGACTGCCGCTCGATTCGGTTCAGACGCGACCGCAGCGATCGCATGGGCGGCTCCTCCTGGCTACGAGGTCACGAACGTCCCGCCCGCCGCGAGCCACTGCTCCAGCGGGTTGGGCGCGGCCTTGTCGAGGATCACCAGCCGAGGGTGCGACACGCGCCCGCAACGGTCGCACCCGATCCGGTCGCCGGGCCGGGTCGTCAGATCGCACTCGGGCGGCCCCTGCACGAAGTGCTGCGGCCAGCCGCGCCCGTTGCACCTCGGGCACGCCCCGACGAT from Phycisphaeraceae bacterium includes the following:
- a CDS encoding site-specific DNA-methyltransferase, which gives rise to MSRVTELIAKAKAQNPQLGADLEREFRALSSRLSFGLNFERHRPEAVELPQRPVRRGDKVRILPPRGSTAKGEQRLWVVESLHKVKKTADLSLLDAAKPETLTVAVEDLVVVAEFRDTIYPGLVSTGKVSRGGDRPWHTVINAENYHALKALTWTHRGKIDAIYIDPPYNSGARDWKYNNDYVEGDDLYRHSKWLAMMERRLLVAKELLNPGASVLIVTIDEKEYLRLGLLLEQTFPEGNIQMVTSVISPFGVARENELSRVDEYLFFVRIGGASLARPNDYRALLARNDDEEDETAPEENEETFWFSFMRAGSNSTRKHSPGCHYPIFVTKDGQFHSVGKPLPAGTPREAVRPPRGTVACWPIKTNKKDGVWQASADSAQALFESGYARVGKFSSKLGRHSITYLRDGTIQRIKANEVVLSPDGEITALRRAATSGRTVWAFSSHNATSHGTKLLAKVLPGRKFPYPKSLFAVEDALRTTVAGKPQAVVLDFFSGSGTTAHAVMRLNKQDGGSRQCISITNNEVSADEQKALRERGLRPGDPEWEALGICDHITKPRVQAAITGKTPEGDPIKGDYKFTDEFPMADGFEENAEFFTLTYETPVGVSYQTAFSRIAPLLWLRAGSVGRRIDKLPAAGWDVADSYGLLVDLDTATDFLKAARKAKSIRVVFIVTDDERRFQALSRRLPEGVETVRLYESYLTNFAFANGDGA
- a CDS encoding tyrosine-type recombinase/integrase yields the protein MAAAGAGRGPRPKPKRRLPPEVLTDEEVRALLDACGRYTPVALRNRALITLMYRAGLRVSEALTLQPKDVDLENGIVRVLHGKGDRYRAVGLDPGAAAVVAAWLAERGRGQRVAARGHGAGGPLAAAPLLCTAYGTPLTTGYVRRLMKRLGRQAGIAKRVHAHGLRHTHAAQLRSEGVDVGIISRQLGHRSLLTTIRYLDHVQPTAVVDAMRGRVWTMGCVP
- a CDS encoding DEAD/DEAH box helicase family protein, with product MKFTLHGYQNDAVREVLANLKKARRRWHQDKDRHAFSLTAVTGAGKTVMAAAVFEALFHGDDAFEFDRDPGAVVIWFSDDPSLNEQTRFRLMESSDRLRHTDLVVVENTFNRPKLEAGKIYFLNTQKLGKKSLLVRGFDGDEDGTFPEMRPDLRSHTIWDIIRNTIEDPELTLYMVLDEAHRGMGTENREKSTIVKRLINGEKGVPGIPVVWGISATVERFDRAMTIAESRGRSTLPPVTVDPVLVQNSGLLKDTIVLDIPDEAGDFDTVLVRRATDKLRESTAGWAAYAAQQNAGTPVLPLMVLQVPNTPSHNDIGRTLETIFQQWPELGETCVAHVFGEHTTQTFGKYSVPYIQPQRVQDDTWVRILIAKDAISTGWDCPRAEVMISFRPAQDRTYIAQLLGRMVRTPLARRIPGNDRLNAVDCLLPKFDKETVEDVVRALREGGGDTPPTGRILVNPVEMKPNPAVPDAVWQTFISLPSQTRPQRGAKPAVRLTALAHELASDGLLPGAGGKAHAAMHKMLDGFVSSHARAFESKRAQVMTVNGRTVIADLPTGMLSDGHFQVDADDAVVGDAYRRTARIISPDIARTYTVERAKRKPEAEDDLEGALIEAREEVAALHLMDNLQVLFDAEAKRLADQWFADHHERIKRLSDERQEAYRQIAALSTAPQDVDLVRPVSRFEPTSVRENDVETPIPAYPDHLLCDADGNYPAELFTWEKAVLDAEMARQGFMFWYRNPDRPSQDSLGIAYTIGEETQILRPDFIFFAKQGKDVVADIVDPHGFHLADALPKVQGLALFAERHAQAFRRVEAVADIGAGKLRVLDLTKPDVRRAVLAASSAESLYRGASASNYPG
- a CDS encoding carbon storage regulator; translated protein: MLVITRREGEEVVIGDPNNPVGIVRVASIHADRVRLAFEFARDCAVTASGVAERQRDKGAPPSPSKGSQTTLVMPRRVGEEVVVGDPRKPLGIVRVESIKVDRVRIAFDFPRQVGIHRREIADQLVAPGDASIPVGRVRPSDDEFGELVEPEIMQRALHIHIEPGDADEKLVAELLIALSDMHRAMGGLGLEFRRQPAVALVASEMPV